Part of the Candidatus Nealsonbacteria bacterium genome is shown below.
CCAAAGAAAGCCTTGAGATTAAAAGAAAAGCCTTGGAAAGTTTTATGCTCAAAGGCCTGTATCCTTATTCAAAGTATTATTTGGCCGGAATTAAAAAAATGAGAAATAACTATTACGGAAATCATTTTTCAACCATCGGTTTGTCGGGAATGAACGAGGCCCTGCTTAATTTTATCGGAGAGGATATCGGCAGCCGGCGGGGAATAAGGTTTGCCTTAGAGGTGATGGATTTTATGAGAGACAGACTTATTAAATACCAAACCGAAACCGGTAATTTTTATAATTTGGAAGCCACTCCGGCGGAAAGCACTTCTTACAGACTGGCTTTAAAAGATAAAGAAAAATATCCCGACATTATTACAATGGGAACGAAAGACGTGCCTTATTACACCAACAGTTCCCAGTTGCCGGTCAATTATACCGGAGATGTTTTTGAGGCATTTAAACTTCAAGATAAAATTCAGTGTAAGTATACCGGCGGAACGGTTTTGCATGTCTTTTTAGGAGAGCAAGTTTCCGACACAGAAATGATAAAAAGTTTTGTTAAAAAAGTTTTTGAAAACTTTCGTTTGCCTTATATTACAATAACCCCTACTTTTTCCATTTGTCCTGTTCACGGTTATTTATCCGGAGAGCATTTTAACTGTCCGAAATGCACGATAAAACAGCCTTGCGAGGTTTATTCCCGAATTGTCGGTTATCTACGCCCCGTCAGGCAGTGGAATAAGGGAAAACAAAGGGAATTTGATGACAGAAAATTATTTAAATTAGCCAAAGCCCGTTAAATTTATGGAAATCGGCGGACTTCAAAAGTTAACCCTAATAGATTATCCGAAAAAATTAGCCTGCACTGTGTTTACGACAGGCTGTAATTTTCGTTGTCCTTTTTGTTACGCTTCCGAATTAGTTTTACCAGAAAAAATTAAAAACCAGCCCAAAATTGCTCAATCTGTTTTTTTTAATTTTCTGAAAGAAAAAAAAGGATTAATAGAAGGCGTTGTAATTTGCGGAGGGGAGCCGACTATTCATAAAGACCTGCCCTCCTTTATAAAAAAAATAAAAAAAATGAACTATTCCGTAAAATTGGATACCAACGGTTCCAACCCCGCTGTTTTAAAAAAATTAATCGAAAATAATTTCATTGATTATGTGGCAATGGATATTAAGGGCCCCAAAGAGAGTTATCAAAAGTTAACCGTCAGGAAAATCAACGTGGCAAACGTAGAAAGGAGCGTTAAAATTTTGAAAGAGTCAAAAATAGATTTTGAATTCAGGACCACGATTGTTCCGGAAATTTTGGAGAAAAAAGATATCACGCAGATTGCCCGCTGGATAGGACCGGGCGGAAAATATTATTTACAGGGCTTCCGGCCGGAAAAAACCGTTGACCCGAGATTTGAAAAAGTAAAACCATATCCTGGCGAATATATGGTGGAAATAAAAAACGCCGTCGCTCCTTTGTTTGACGTTTGTGAAATAAGAGGAATTTAAAATTTTTAACCAAAAATAAAAAAAGCCGAGATTTTTAAAGATTTAGTCGGCTTTTTATTTATTTTTATTTAATTCTTTTATTTTTTTTGTAAGAAGCGGCAAGTTGGTTCCCGATTGATTTTCAATGGTTTGGCAGATTTCAAGAAGAATTTCAGGTATTTCTTTAAAATTTCCTTCTAAATCGTCGATTCTGTCTTCAAATTCTTTAATTTCATTTTCTTTTTTATTGTTTTCATTGTCTTTAGTTTCTGCCATCTTTTCTAATATATTTTTGGCTTCTTCCAACTTTCCTATTCCATCTTCCATTTTTTCTACAGCATCTTTTAATGTTGTCAAAAAAATACCTCCTTATTTTCTAAATTTACTTATTTTTAAAATTTTGTAAAGAAAATTAGTTTATTTTACCACTCAATTTGAGTTCCAAGAAGCTCTCCTAAAAGAGCTCTTTTTAAATAGTCGGGTTTATTTCCGTTTATAATTAAAACCTTGCTGCCGGTTTTTGCCAATTCAAGGCTTTTTTCCACTTTGTGAAGCATTCCGCCGGTAACATCAATTCCATCAGAACCTTTTAAATATTTTTTAATTTTATTCCAATTTTTTCGGTTTATTTTAGGAATAAATTGGGCTTCTTTGTTTTTTAAAGGGTCATCGGTGAAAACTCCATCAACCTTATCAGCAATAATAACTTCTTTCGGTTTTAATTTTTTTGCCAAATATAATAAAATTTTTTCTGTAGATAAGATACAACAACCCTTTTTTAGGTCAACGACAGCATCTCCATAAAAAACAGGAACAATATTATAGTCCAGTAATTTTTTTGTAGTTTTCAAATAAGAATCTGAAATTTCTGAATTACTTGAAAGAAAACAAGAAGAAGGCGGGATTGAGAAAACTTTCTCGCCAGCCTCGATTAAGAACT
Proteins encoded:
- a CDS encoding isopentenyl phosphate kinase: MKNLIFVKLGGGLITDKTTPYTPKLDVIGRLAQEIIEARKEKNFNLLLGHGGGSFPHTSAKKYKTHEGFLNQESKYGFCKVRSDAAELNQIVIKFLIEAGEKVFSIPPSSCFLSSNSEISDSYLKTTKKLLDYNIVPVFYGDAVVDLKKGCCILSTEKILLYLAKKLKPKEVIIADKVDGVFTDDPLKNKEAQFIPKINRKNWNKIKKYLKGSDGIDVTGGMLHKVEKSLELAKTGSKVLIINGNKPDYLKRALLGELLGTQIEW
- a CDS encoding anaerobic ribonucleoside-triphosphate reductase activating protein, whose amino-acid sequence is MEIGGLQKLTLIDYPKKLACTVFTTGCNFRCPFCYASELVLPEKIKNQPKIAQSVFFNFLKEKKGLIEGVVICGGEPTIHKDLPSFIKKIKKMNYSVKLDTNGSNPAVLKKLIENNFIDYVAMDIKGPKESYQKLTVRKINVANVERSVKILKESKIDFEFRTTIVPEILEKKDITQIARWIGPGGKYYLQGFRPEKTVDPRFEKVKPYPGEYMVEIKNAVAPLFDVCEIRGI